A stretch of the Aspergillus puulaauensis MK2 DNA, chromosome 6, nearly complete sequence genome encodes the following:
- the DIS3 gene encoding exosome catalytic subunit DIS3 (BUSCO:EOG09260AQB;~COG:J;~EggNog:ENOG410PHAG;~InterPro:IPR001900,IPR012340,IPR033770,IPR033771, IPR022966,IPR041505,IPR029060,IPR002716;~PFAM:PF17215,PF17216,PF13638,PF00773,PF17849;~go_function: GO:0003723 - RNA binding [Evidence IEA];~go_function: GO:0004540 - ribonuclease activity [Evidence IEA]) → MKSLRRDFSADPSTANVTSKVFVRSTKSGKVQKIVRELYLRQDIPCSSRLCTTCPSVAPTDANGNIVPFVLSEQPAGTTAFPRGHYIVPDTNALLNGMDLFEHTGAFYDVIILQTVLEELKNQSLPLYNRLLALIKTDEKRFYLFFNEFRLETHVRRGQDESINDRNDRAVRTVAKWYMDHLHAVTKSKKEKSLPTIVVITDDKENLRKAKEENVTALSLENYVNGLEEADRLLDMINESREAREAKESRGELFYPEYYSMSKMMTGLRAGNLHQGVFNVSPYNYLEGQVKVAAFDKPLIIMGRHNSNRAISGDVVVIEVLPKDQWKSPSTKLVEEEAVTKNDNPEAGDNEAVVTEKERRALQEEVKQAHGKNIEGRPQPTAKVVGVVKRNWRQYVGTVDSTSTSTQTTGRRQQNVFVLPMDKKVPKIRVRTRQATDLLGQRILVTIDSWNRDSRYPTGHFIRTLGELETKGAETEALLLEYDVQYKPFPKSVLDCLPSEGHGWRVPESKDNIGWRGRRDLRDLLICSIDPPGCQDIDDALHARKLPNGNFEVGVHIADVSHFVKPNNAMDLEASVRGTTVYLVDKRIDMLPHLLGTDLCSLKPYVERYAFSVLWEMTPDAEVVSADFTKSVIRSREAFSYEQAQLRIDDPSKTDDLTESMRTLLHMSKILRQKRMDAGALNLASPEVRIEADSDEVGDPLADVKTKAMLATNSLVEEFMLHANITVATKIYNSFPQTAMLRRHATPPPQNFEELISQLTKKRDMRLDVSSSGALADSLDRCTDPQNPFFNTLVRILATRCMTSAEYFGAGAHAESEFRHYGLASPIYTHFTSPIRRYADLLVHRQLAAAINYEGEDGRATIQGSITRNRLEDICRNINYRHRNAQHAGRASIEYYVGQALKARSEKLATDGVDSGIEEDGYVMRVFENGVVVFVPRFGIEGVVRLEDFVLPGDQALRSVEARRELVPRRESDFDPEEYTLKVSDKGQEQRAMLVELFQRVKVNVSSVKEESGRGVGKRRVRILILNSKN, encoded by the exons ATGAAGAGTCTCAGGCGTGACTTTTCCGCAGATCCGTCGACTGCGAATGTCACCAGCAAAGTCTTCGTCCGCTCGACAAAAAGTGGAAAGGTGCAAAAGATTGTTCGCGAGCTTTACTTAAGACAGGATATCCCTTGTTCGTCGAGGCTGTGTACAACATGTCCATCAGTCGCTCCGACGGATGCAAATGGAAACA TTGTACCATTCGTTCTCTCTGAGCAACCTGCAGGAACAACTGCCTTCCCCCGCGGACATTACATCGTACCTGATACAAACGCGTTATTGAATGGTATGGACCTATTTGAACATACAGGGGCATTCTATGATGTGATTATTCTTCAAACGGTtctggaggagctgaagaaccaGTCTCTTCCACTGTACAATCGCTTGCTCGCCCTGATCAAAACCGATGAAAAACGTTTCTATCTTTTCTTCAACGAGTTCCGCCTTGAAACACACGTTAGGAGGGGTCAGGACGAGTCGATCAATGATAGGAACGACCGAGCCGTTAGAACAGTTGCGAAATGGTACATGGACCACCTGCACGCAGTGACAAAAAgcaagaaggagaagtcgCTTCCAACAATAGTGGTCATTACGGATGATAAAGAGAACTTGCGCAAGGCTAAAGAGGAAAATGTGACGGCCTTGTCTCTAGAGAACTATGTCAATGGCCTGGAGGAAGCGGACAGATTGCTCGACATGATTAACGAGTCAAGAGAAGCTCGGGAGGCGAAGGAGTCTCGGGGGGAGCTCTTCTATCCAGAGTACTATTCAatgtcgaagatgatgacagGCCTTAGGGCTGGAAACCTACATCAAGGAGTTTTCAATGTCTCCCCTTACAATTACTTGGAAGGACAAGTTAAGGTTGCGGCATTCGATAAGCCTCTGATTATCATGGGCCGTCATAACAGCAACCGGGCTATCTCTGGAGACGTTGTTGTGATTGAAGTATTACCCAAGGACCAGTGGAAATCTCCGTCAACAAAActcgtggaggaagaagctgtcaCCAAAAATGACAACCCCGAAGCTGGTGACAACGAAGCCGTCGTAACTGAAAAAGAACGGAGAGCGTTACAAGAGGAGGTTAAACAGGCACATGGGAAGAACATCGAGGGGCGGCCACAACCGACCGCAAAGGTTGTCGGTGTTGTGAAGCGAAACTGGCGCCAATACGTTGGAACCGTGgattcaacttcaacaagTACCCAAACTACCGGCCGGCGACAACAGAATGTTTTTGTTCTCCCAATGGACAAGAAAGTTCCAAAGATCCGGGTTCGAACGCGACAGGCGACGGATCTACTTGGTCAGCGAATTCTAGTCACGATCGATAGTTGGAACCGCGACTCCCGATATCCAACTGGACATTTCATTCGGACACTAGGAGAGTTGGAAACGAAGGGGGCCGAAACAGAAGCGTTGTTACTCGAATATGACGTGCAGTACAAACCCTTCCCGAAATCCGTATTGGACTGCCTTCCCTCAGAGGGCCATGGTTGGCGAGTACCAGAAAGTAAGGACAATATCGGTTGGAGAGGACGCAGGGATCTCAGGGACCTTCTCATTTGCAGTATCGATCCTCCAGGGTGCCAAGATATCGACGACGCTCTCCACGCACGAAAGCTGCCTAATGGTAATTTCGAAGTGGGTGTCCACATCGCAGATGTCTCCCATTTCGTCAAACCTAACAATGCCATGGATCTCGAGGCTAGTGTTCGAGGAACGACAGTCTATCTAGTCGACAAGCGTATTGATATGCTTCCGCACCTTTTGGGCACGGATCTGTGCTCGCTCAAACCATATGTGGAACGTTATGCGTTCTCGGTTCTATGGGAGATGACGCCGGATGCAGAGGTTGTTTCTGCTGACTTCACAAAGTCTGTGATTCGATCGCGCGAAGCCTTCAGCTACGAGCAAGCACAGCTGCGGATTGACGATCCATCGAAGACTGATGATTTGACAGAAAGCATGCGCACACTGCTTCACATGTCAAAGATCCTACGCCAGAAGCGCATGGATGCTGGTGCACTGAATCTCGCATCTCCGGAAGTCCGCATTGAAGCAGACAGCGACGAGGTTGGTGATCCGCTAGCAGATGTCAAAACCAAGGCTATGCTCGCGACAAATAGTCTTGTCGAGGAATTCATGCTTCACGCCAATATCACTGTCGCAACCAAAATCTACAACTCCTTCCCTCAAACCGCCATGCTCCGAAGACACGCCACACCTCCACCTCAAAACTTCGAAGAGCTCATCAGCCAACTTACCAAAAAGCGAGACATGCGCCTTGATGTTTCAAGCTCTGGCGCGCTCGCTGACTCCCTCGACCGCTGCACCGACCCCCAGAACCCCTTCTTTAACACCCTGGTCCGCATTCTAGCGACCCGTTGTATGACATCAGCCGAATATTTTGGTGCAGGTGCCCACGCCGAGTCTGAGTTCCGCCACTACGGTCTAGCCTCTCCCATCTACACCCACTTCACCTCCCCGATCCGCCGTTACGCCGATCTCCTCGTCCATCGCCAACTTGCCGCAGCGATCAACTacgaaggcgaagacggcCGCGCCACAATCCAGGGTTCCATCACTCGCAACCGTCTCGAAGACATCTGCCGCAATATCAACTACCGCCACCGCAACGCGCAGCATGCCGGCCGCGCTAGCATTGAATACTACGTCGGGCAAGCACTCAAAGCGCGCAGCGAGAAGCTCGCCACGGACGGAGTCGACAGCGGCATCGAGGAAGACGGCTACGTCATGCGCGTTTTCGAGAACGGAGTCGTGGTATTTGTTCCCCGGTTCGGTATTGAGGGTGTTGTAAGGTTGGAGGATTTCGTTTTACCGGGTGATCAAGCGTTGCGCTCTGTCGAGGCGCGAAGAGAGCTCGTACCCAGGCGTGAGAGTGATTTTGATCCCGAGGAGTATACGCTTAAGGTTTCTGATAAGGGTCAGGAGCAGCGGGCAATGCTTGTTGAGCTTTTCCAGAGGGTCAAGGTTAATGTTAGTTctgtgaaggaggagagtggACGGGGCGTTGGAAAGAGGAGAGTTCGGATATTGATCCTGAATAGCAAGAATTAG
- the NIT2_1 gene encoding carbon-nitrogen hydrolase family protein (COG:E;~EggNog:ENOG410PG53;~InterPro:IPR036526,IPR003010;~PFAM:PF00795;~go_process: GO:0006807 - nitrogen compound metabolic process [Evidence IEA]) → MAIAAVGQLCSTASLSANLAQCRTLVRKAVEAGAKALFLPEAADYIASSPAESVSLARPVRDNEFVLGLQSEARYGDLHINVGIHEPASDGRVKNTLIWIDNKGEITQRYQKVHLFDVDIKGGPVLKESSSVEKGTEILPPFDTVLGRVGLSICFDLRFPEISLALKRQNAQIITYPSAFTVPTGRAHWETLLRARAIETQSYVIAAAQAGPHNEKRRSYGQSMIVNPWGEILAQLGDDYQEPQIAVADIDLDLLAKVRREMPLLRRTDIYPEI, encoded by the exons ATGGCTATCGCA GCCGTGGGGCAACTATGTTCAACCGCGAGCCTCTCAGCCAATTTGGCCCAGTGTCGAACACTTGTGCGGAAAGCAGTTGAAGCTGGTGCAAAG GCATTGTTCCTTCCAGAAGCAGCGGACTATATCGCCTCATCTCCGGCGGAAAGCGTTTCACTCGCCCGCCCAGTACGGGATAACGAGTTCGTCCTAGGTCTTCAAAGTGAAGCTCGATATGGTGATTTGCATATTAACGTTGGGATCCACGAACCTGCATCGGACGGTCGAGTAAAGAATACTCTCATATGGATCGATAACAAAGGCGAGATAACGCAACGCTACCAGAAAGTCCATCTATTTGACGTAGACATTAAAGGAGGTCCTGTTTTGAAAGAAAGCTC GAGCGTCGAGAAGGGAACTGAGATCCTTCCGCCATTTGATACAGTACTCGGGCGTGTTGGTCTATCAATCTGCTTTGAT TTACGGTTCCCAGAAATCAGTTTGGCTTTGAAACGTCAGAATGCTCAGATCATAACCTATCCATCGGCATTTACTGTTCCCACAGGCAGAGCACACTGGGAAACGCTTCTTCGGGCCAGAGCGATTGAAACCCAGTCCTATGTCATAGCTGCTGCACAAGCCGGTCCGCATAATGAGAAACGACGAAGTTATGGCCAGTCTATGATTGTAAATCCTTGGGGCGAGATCTTGGCTCAGCTCGGCGATGACTATCAGGAGCCGCAAATCGCCGTCGCGGACATTGATTTGGATCTTTTGGCAAAGGTTAGGAGAGAAATGCCATTGCTCAGAAgaacagatatatatccagAGATATAA
- a CDS encoding uncharacterized protein (COG:S;~EggNog:ENOG410PQQZ;~InterPro:IPR019329;~PFAM:PF10183;~TransMembrane:1 (o64-82i)) — MAVRPLSQCLRARCIRRSPQSIQGFSTRSNLRAADHGDHYDPPTGYLFGVKPGQKYVKEGWENIWYYGFVGSLLVAGVAYVFKPDTSIQTWALEEARRRLEAEGILEDPQRK; from the exons ATGGCTGTTCGCCCATTGTCACAATGCCTTCGCGCTCGCTGTATTCGTCGCAGCCCCCAGAGCATTCAGGGCTTTTCTACGCGAAGCAATCTCCGCGCCGCCGACCACGGTGATCACTACGACCCTCCGACAGGGTATCTCTTCGGTGTTAAGCCCGGCCAGAAGTACGTGaaggagggctgggagaaCATTTGGTACTATGGATTTGTCGGCAGTCTACTCGTTGCCGGAGTTGCATATGTCTTCAAGCCTGACACCTC GATACAAACAtgggcgctggaggaggccCGACGGAGACTGGAAGCTGAGGGCATCCTTGAGGACCCGCAGCGGAAGTGA